GTGGGCCGATCCTCAGCTGCGCATGCAAAGTACTGGTCTACATCCCCgtcgaatgtacccgtgatcgacaatgctcctgatggggtgacctgcgatgctggcagagatagctgaaggctgtacgaaggcatgctgctggaaggctcatcttcccgaggtatataacccggctgatcatctccaagcgccacaactccaaagtcctcatcatgtccctcaacaggtgggtcgacaggtgcctcaaTGCCCCCTTTCTGGGGACCACCTCCTTGCCGTCCCCCGCGACCCCTGCGACCCCGTAGAGCACCCCTACCTCGTGGGGCATCCCTCCCTCGTGCcctacccctgcctcgtgggacacCCCTACCCCGATGGTAGTCCTCTGGTGCCGCATACTGAGCCTCGTGGTCTAACCTCGCGGCATCTCTCGCCTGAAACAGGGTCCGTCGAGCCAGCTGTGCCACCCGCCGGCCATAGTCAACGACTGCAGGGATGTCGGTATGCTGCTGCATCTCCTATCCCAACTGGTAGAGGTGATGATGCCCAATAgcctgtgaaatatttaaaatattaattaaataacgcaatatcacaattatacgatattaataagccaaaaaacataccagtgcctcatGTCTCCTGGTGTATGGTCTGTAGCGctcgccaagtacatgaatggggttcccgataaTCAGTCGGGTGTGACAGCGATACCATGATGCATACATATGAATAGTGGCCTCCTGGGTAAATGTAGGTGCTGGCGGAATACGGTCAGCTCGGTGCTCCTCCCAAATAAGGACCTGCTGCTCTagccatcccatatatatatcgtCCAGCCTGGCACGGTCATCCCGCTGATAGTGTATAGCTACCCATCCAGGATCCCTCGGTATAGGCTGGGGACGGTAAAACTGGCGAAGCacacgctctgtggcatgatactcaaccatatTAAAGAAGATCATCGGGACGGGGGTGCTCCAAAGCATTCGATCGACTGAGCAATAAAAGGGCAGCTGAGCTACCAACTCGTCGTTatatggcgtccagatgaactgccaaataataacataaaagtgagtatgcgcaataCAACTCAATTTAAACAAGTAAGtgtaggtacatatttacctgtccgTCCACCAGCATATCTAGCATATCCCTGATAAgagggagattatgatgagcatcggtccctcggtagttcccacgccggagaatccacctagaagctagagggagaaacgaaTAAGCCTCACCAGGCGCAAGTgctggtagaggtggctgcaacggcatgatccgctgccaggcccaaacctaagataaaaggttgatgtaaaatttatgagtcatttcgaccatatagaattcggagaaatgaacagagtattcgaaaatgttgtcacctATAGGAGGGGCAGAAAACCACTTATGTCCACCGCTGGGCCCATGCTCGCCCGTCACATGCTCCTATACAGGTATGCGAGAACAGCAGCACCCTAACTGTACTGGGGTAAACCATCCAACTCCTGAAGATGATGGAGAAAAcgcatactcactttactccccgaagtgttcgggaacaagacacaccCGAAAGCAGGAGCAGCGCCAACCGCGTGTACCTCTCAATATGGAGATCCTCCGTCTCGCCGGTAATGTCTGGGTGCAAAAATGCCATATGATCTCTGATGGCTGACAAAGCAACGCGACTGCCCCCAGCGTCACCCTGAGGTCTATAACCAGTAAAATGCATCATCATATCCAACAATTATGCACGCGTCATGGATCTAATGTACGGGGGCAGTGCTACGGCCCGTCCATCTACGCGCAGCCcgtacaaaacctgaacatcctccagcgtgatggtggcctctccagtgggcaaatgaaaagtgtgcgtctccggtcgccaccacTCTACCAAGGtcgtgatgagagaccaatcaagTTGCATCCGTCCAAGCTCAAAAATCGTATAGAAGCCCGTAGCCTGTAGGCGCGCGACTACGCGGGCATGGAAAGGATGCTCCCCGATGAACTCTCACAAATCGTCAGGTCTCCTAGGGCGGAGAGGCTGCATCGATAGTTGTCCCTCCCATACAAATGAGGACATATGGTTGCCCTACAATATTAGTAGCTGATCCTCGGCAGGTCCGGGATGCGCAGGCGGAGGAAAGTCCATGTTgtctactataatttaaacaaaattaattgtgcctgttagcttaataaattaaataattaattatgtttaaaattggactgaataattatgtacgaGTTCCAGGCtcaatatttgaggcccggtagtaccgagttatccttaattattatgcgtgttaatttcaacatttttagaattgtgcttgttagcttaataaattaaataattaattatgtttaaaattggactgattaattatgtatgggttccaggctcgatatttgaggtccgatagcaccgagttatccttaattattatgcgtgtcaatttcaacattaaTAGAATTGTGTCtattagcttaataaattaaataattaattatgtttacaattggactgaataattatgtacggGTTCCAGgatcgatatttgaggcccggtagcaccgagttatccttaattattatacgtgtcaatttcaacatttttagaattgtgtgtgttagcttaataaattaaataattaattatgtttacaattggactgaataattatgtatgggttccaggctcattttttgaggcccggtagcaccgagttatccttaattattattcgtgtcaattttaatatttttagaattgtgtgtgctagcttaataaattaaataattaattatgtttacaattggactgaataattatgtatgggttccaggctcattttttgaggcccggtagcaccgagttatccttaattattattcgTGTCAACtttaatatttttacaattttgtgtgctagcttaataaattaaataattaattatgtttacaattggactgaataattatgtatgggttccaggctcgattttTGAAGCCCGGTAGCACCAGTTATCCTTAATTATGATGCGTatcaattttaacatttttagaattgtgtgtgctggcttaataaattaaataactatgtttaaaattggactgaataattatgtatgggttccagactcgatatttgagttaattttacaacatataggaatttgttacttttgtaagtttattgttgtaattaaataattaattttgtaaagtgtaattgaatagagtttgcagttactatatacttaaactacatagactctacgctaaaaggctctacattttactacactaaaaggctctatattttacaacactaacaggctctatattttactacactaaaaagctctatattttactacgctaaaaggtcactattacatataaaaacaactaacataaaatacaaatatgaacaacaaacaaaataaataatattaattttttaacaatacaaataatttatcaaattttaacaattttttgtaccaaagctaataaatcaatccgggtataaataagatacaaatttaaacacaaacataacacaaattaacatggaaacacattaaacaatacaaatatgcatgtactatacaagtttcgacataaacaaaattgaaatacctcgatttaagttttttaaatttgattgaaatcgaatttttgcacccgaaaaaggaatccaaagcttgtcttgtatgtgggacctacactccttgctctttaggtgacgggtggggcccaaaatatttttttttgaagtttgacGCGGGGGTGGGGGACCAGCAGAATCGAAGGTGTTGGTTTCCTTCGGTTCAgtggtccaaggaagaagaaagggctatattttattgaagttgttcgcagtattatactgcgttttaagtaaaatgcagtataatactgcgaacagcTTTAATAAAATATAGTTGGGCCCAGCAtcttagtaaaacgcagtatagtactgcgaattacgtataaaaatatttttttaagtaaaacgcagtactatactgcgaattactttaacggcAAAATTTCTGTTAAAGTAATTCGagtcatttatgtaacttttttttaaagtagtacaaaagtattttttgtacaaaaaataattaaaaaggttTAGGAGCTGTCACTCAGCAACACGACAAAACAGCCCTCTACTTTACCATTATAAAAATCCCCCGACTGAGtacttttttgtttttgcatGTAAAAGTCAAAAAGCATAGCTACTATGGTCTACTCATACAGAAAATAATAATTGCATGTAAAAGGGAAAAGCAGAGCTACTATGCATACGTTGATTGATTATATCTAGAAATTCGAAGACTCAAGAAGCATATCAAaaaggatttaatttaaaattaaactaattcaaATGACTTTATGCATAGGGAGACGGGCCCATGAGAAGGAAGTGGAGATTAGCGCTAATGATCACGCTCATCTACAGCGTATGAGCTAGTACTACAAAAAAGCATGGCTGTATGTACTCTCTGTTGCAGACTATGAACAAAAACCCTAATTCCTCTctctattcttcttcttcttcttcttctttgagatGGCTAACGAAAGCAAGGAGACCACAAGTACTGCCATGGAGATGAGGGAAATGCGTGCTCTAATCGGGAGGATATTCGGGGTATTGCGTGACAGACAGGACAAGTCTGATCAAGCAATTCTAGAGCTGAAGGAAACCGTTGAGTCGTTGAAGAATCAACAGAAAGGAAAAGAGGAATTCGAGCCCGAGAAACCTTCCGTGAATGCTTCCGGCTATGGCAACTCATCTACGCTTCAGGTACAATAAAAAACCCTATGGAGTTAAACTATAACTCCTTTTTTCATTCGCCTTCTCTAGATTTGACTTTCCAAAAGTTCTCTTGTAATGATTTGTAATATTGGCTCtatttctttgtattcatgttttaggGACGCGGAAAAACCCTAACCACGAGTAAGGTTGTTGTTGACGTTCCAACTGTAGATCGTGTGACTACAGAGCAAGAAGAAATAACCATGAGGATATCAATGGATGCTGTAGTAGAATATTCTGAGCCATACAAAGGTTTCTCACGTGTGACTGGGTACCATGGGAAACGACCTGTGAATATCCTAATTGGTTTAGGGGGGAGTACTCACAATTTTATTGATGAATCCTTTGCAGATAAGTTAGGCTGTGACACATTTCCAATCAAGCCTCGATCTGTTAGCTCAGCTTTTGGTAATATGGTGACCTCCAGAGCATGCTACAATTTCCAATTGTTACTGCAAGGCGCCCTGTTTATTTTGGATTTATATCTACTTCCATTCTCGTCAAATTGTGAAATGGTACTAGGAGGCGAATGGCTAGCGACCATTGGGGGGCAATTTACTATGGATTCTAAGGGTATGGAGTTTTCCTACCAAGGTAAGAAACACTTTTTACCTTTCAAGAAATCAGCTGAACGCAATAAGTGCTAAGGGTCTTGACAAATTGGAAGTACTGATGCCTCTAGTTGACTGTTTTATATAGCTTTTTCCTAATGGGGACTTTAGGTTTGATCTCTCTGCTCTCTCCTTAAATTCCCTGCTATGTTTCTTAAGGATATGATTATGCTATTAAAGCTACTAGTTTATGGTTTGTActattttcctaacagttctccCTCTATGTGAAAGTAAACGAACTACTTGTAAGGTTATCTATCAATATTATATGTATTTTGTGAGTTGGTTATACCAGTCTTGTTAGGTTATGCATTTCTTTGAATGTTTGCTTTTCCATCCTTCCCCTGCTTCTTGAGTTGTTGCAGTGTGATCTGCCATTTTTGCTATTTGTGGATTAATTATTGGTTGTTTGTTGAATTGTGTTTAGTTAAAAGTTATTTTAGATTTTCAAAACTCTCACATTTAGCTCTTGTAAATTATGAACAAGTCACCTTGACAACCATTTCCGATTTCCTGGCAGTCCAATAGCTTTTCTGATCTTTGGCCAAGGCATATTGTTATGTTTGTATAGGATGTTGGTACTTAGGACTATTATACAATATCTAATTCTTCTCCTACTTGCACTTTACAAAATGGTTCCTTAAAAACTGTATATCGGATAAGTTTAAAGCTTAATAAACTTCAGAATTCGCAGTGTCATGGTGATCTGTATATTTCACAAATTTTCCACTCACTTTTGTTATTAGGAATTTATAAAGTTGCATCGAATCAGTCTTGGACCAATTAGACATGGTAATTTAGAAAACAATTCATATTGCACTTGTGACGGTCATATACTAGCTTGATTGTCAAGGGGATGTGAGTTCATTTAGTAACATTTTCATGTGGCTCGTAGGATTTTGTCCCTCCAATAATTTTTCTTGCCCTCATGTTCATGAAGTTAGAACTACTCCCCAGGGCAGTGATATACCTCCAAAAATATTTATTCTGGAAAAGGAAATCAACAACTACAATGACAACCCATTAAATCTcacaaagtggggtctgggaaggatagtgtgtacgcagaccttacccttacctaaTGGGGTAAAGACtgtgttttcgatagaccctcggctcacgGAACTAAAACAAGAAGAGACAATTCATCAGAGCAGAAACCATAGAAATAGTAATAGAAGCATAAAAAGCATAAAATAGATGACATGCAATAACAATACTCAATAATTAAAGCCCGAGGCTATGATAAACGGATGGAAAAGGAAATCAGGGTAGAAAAATTGCCTGCCATATTGGATTCAATAAATTGTAAAATTGACTTAAGATATGCCTCTTTGCTTTTTGTTTGCAACTCAAAAAAATTTGTGCTCTGGTCTCCTCATGCCAACAAAAATGAACTAATTGGCGGTGTACAGCAAACTTCTTTCTACTTTTCTTTTTGGATCTTTTTCCGGGTTTAATAGGTAAAGATGACAACCACCAAAGGTGCAAATATATTGACTCACGTCTAATGATACTCTAATTGGGAAAAAGGAACTGATTGGGTTGTGATGGCTAATATCACTGTTCTTGAGCTTTCTTCGGATGAGCAGACGTTAAAAAGATTTTTCTAATGGCCAAATATTTATTCTAAAGATATATACATCCAAAATCGAAGCAGGGATGAAGGACAAGAATACTATTTTCCCTAATCCAAACTAATTGGGTCAAATTCTTCATTATAtacatcatcaacaacaacaaatccagtgcaatcccacacgtggggtctagggagagtagtgtgtacgcagaccatACTCCTACCTTTATCTACCTTATAAAGGTATGGAGATTATTTTCGAAAGACTCCCGACTCAAGaacggtaaaaaggaataaacCAACATTAACAATGGCAAggaaataagataaaagaaacaaatagcaCATCATGTAATAGCAGAGAAACTAGGAATACAAAGCTATATATAAGAGAAGTGATCGAATACAAAGCTATATATAAGAGAAGTGCGAAACTATCGGCAATATTGCCACATCGTCTAATCAGCAAGGAACTCGGAATAGGAGAATACAAGACTAGTACTAATAATACTAATACGACCAGAAGAGAATCTCAATTACCTGTCAGCCCACGAGCCTAACCGTCTACCTCCTTACCTCCCTCTCCGGTAAAA
This sequence is a window from Nicotiana sylvestris chromosome 3, ASM39365v2, whole genome shotgun sequence. Protein-coding genes within it:
- the LOC104226986 gene encoding uncharacterized protein encodes the protein MANESKETTSTAMEMREMRALIGRIFGVLRDRQDKSDQAILELKETVESLKNQQKGKEEFEPEKPSVNASGYGNSSTLQGRGKTLTTSKVVVDVPTVDRVTTEQEEITMRISMDAVVEYSEPYKGFSRVTGYHGKRPVNILIGLGGSTHNFIDESFADKLGCDTFPIKPRSVSSAFGNMVTSRACYNFQLLLQGALFILDLYLLPFSSNCEMVLGGEWLATIGGQFTMDSKGMEFSYQGKKHFLPFKKSAERNKC